A region from the uncultured Draconibacterium sp. genome encodes:
- a CDS encoding sigma-70 family RNA polymerase sigma factor, whose product MNTLYKNIHQEIIDQCKEGSQKAQFQLYKLYYKAMYSVSLRILNDEMEAEDVMQEAFLSAFNKIETYKGEVSFGAWLKRIVVNRSLDYLKKRKVHFEEVNEQTAEIAEYQMESRELDAKVLKQAIQELSDGYRVVLSLYLIEGYDHEEISQVLGISNSASRTQLLRAKNKLRELLKGREIFSYN is encoded by the coding sequence TTGAATACACTTTATAAAAATATTCATCAGGAGATAATCGATCAGTGTAAGGAAGGAAGCCAAAAGGCGCAATTCCAACTGTATAAATTGTACTACAAAGCAATGTACAGTGTCAGTCTGCGAATTTTAAATGATGAAATGGAAGCTGAAGACGTTATGCAGGAAGCCTTTTTAAGTGCATTTAACAAAATTGAAACCTACAAAGGCGAAGTCAGTTTTGGAGCATGGTTAAAGCGTATTGTAGTAAACCGTTCATTGGATTATTTAAAAAAACGTAAGGTACATTTTGAGGAGGTAAACGAACAAACCGCAGAAATTGCCGAATACCAGATGGAGAGCCGCGAATTGGACGCCAAAGTTTTGAAACAGGCTATTCAGGAGCTATCTGACGGGTACCGGGTTGTACTGAGTCTTTACCTTATTGAAGGTTACGACCATGAAGAAATCAGCCAGGTTTTGGGAATTAGCAATTCGGCTTCGAGAACCCAGCTGTTACGAGCAAAAAATAAATTGAGAGAGCTTTTAAAAGGAAGAGAAATATTTTCATACAATTGA
- a CDS encoding tRNA/rRNA methyltransferase, producing the protein MEIAFVLVEPAVPENIGASARALKTMGFNQLYLVNPCNHLSNPARWLAHASNEILEEAQVFSTLEQAIAGFDYIIGTTAKKRSVKADYPTLPELKTILTSKGNSIKKVAVVFGREESGLSNNEMKLCDTLTTVPLKTTYPSLNLAQAVMLYAYELSQLRYNKQKPDSRNEESFMALKDKVKRLLLESGFNPESNIYPRFLERINFLGENDIHLLHSFCNKLLQNKK; encoded by the coding sequence ATGGAAATAGCATTTGTTTTAGTTGAACCCGCAGTCCCCGAAAATATTGGAGCAAGTGCCAGGGCACTAAAAACCATGGGTTTTAACCAACTATATTTGGTAAACCCATGCAATCATTTAAGCAATCCGGCACGTTGGCTGGCCCATGCATCAAACGAAATACTTGAAGAGGCTCAAGTATTTAGTACCTTAGAGCAGGCCATTGCAGGTTTTGATTATATTATTGGAACTACCGCAAAAAAACGATCAGTAAAAGCTGATTATCCTACTCTTCCCGAGCTCAAAACAATTCTAACATCAAAAGGCAACAGCATAAAAAAAGTGGCTGTTGTGTTTGGTCGCGAAGAATCGGGGCTTTCCAACAATGAAATGAAATTATGTGACACCCTGACTACAGTTCCTTTAAAAACTACTTACCCCTCGTTAAACCTGGCTCAAGCGGTTATGCTTTATGCCTACGAGCTATCGCAGCTGCGTTACAACAAACAAAAGCCTGACTCCAGAAATGAGGAAAGTTTTATGGCTTTAAAAGATAAAGTAAAACGCCTGCTACTTGAAAGTGGTTTCAATCCCGAAAGTAATATCTACCCTCGTTTTCTGGAAAGAATAAATTTTTTAGGTGAAAATGATATTCATTTGTTGCATTCATTTTGTAATAAATTGCTTCAAAACAAAAAATAA